From a single Larimichthys crocea isolate SSNF chromosome XIII, L_crocea_2.0, whole genome shotgun sequence genomic region:
- the LOC104922866 gene encoding polypeptide N-acetylgalactosaminyltransferase 15 — protein sequence MRLWGRGISVRRRVLCLWLLLLGFALVTLALSDLFNRHRDHSHQKPGPPRRPLQRIQSAPDLEIIVDSQDPALELGVDLAPLKSLQEDQLLVVSSTQGTKNPPQKKGSYKVLLPGSNKDIRAAAPPTHGEMGKAVRLHLEGMEKDGEISAVQKYGFNEVVSERISLHRTLPEARHPECLGEQYSESLPMASVVICFHDEAWSTLLRTVHTVLDTAPKQYLQEVLLVDDLSQHGHLKSVLSEYVSHLDGVRLIRSTRRLGVGGCRALGAARAAGEVLVFMDSHCECQKGWLEPLLERVAQDRTRVVSPIMDVIDWQTFQYNATQWPVRGVFDWRLDFYWESNPHPDSAVEPLRSPALGGGVVAIDRHFFQSVGAYDPGMLLWGEEQIELSIRVWSCGGSMEVVPCSRVAHLDHHHLPYEFPDQELIQRNKIRIADTWMDAYRKIFYRRDTLAHFIRQSESPNITERLRLKRNLGCRNFHWYLTTVYPELYIPQDRPALSGELYNVGTGSCADYPRGQGLQGGAMSITPCSGTGSQHCDLNSEFEVRWGPMGALCLDAKGQRVVLSPCPKHQPTTSTLQWRFIKLSGQLVHQQSQLCLEAVKEEGLPQSNQREVNNQTGGLFLRPCTHHPRQQWHFEQLVAPKGV from the exons ATGAGGTTGTGGGGCAGAGGTATATCTGTCCGGAGGAGGGTGCTCTGCCTCTGGCTGCTGCTCCTCGGGTTCGCCTTGGTTACTCTTGCGCTCTCGGACCTCTTTAACAGGCACCGGGACCACAGTCACCAAAAACCCGGCCCTCCCCGCCGCCCCCTTCAGCGGATTCAAAGTGCACCGGACCTTGAGATCATCGTGGACTCCCAGGACCCTGCATTAGAGCTCGGCGTCGATCTCGCTCCGCTAAAATCTCTGCAAGAAGATCAGCTTTTAGTTGTGTCATCGACGCAGGGCACCAAGAACCCACCGCAAAAGAAGGGAAGTTACAAGGTGCTTCTGCCCGGATCGAATAAGGACATCCGTGCCGCTGCGCCTCCGACGCACGGTGAAATGGGCAAAGCAGTACGGCTACACCTGGAGGGTATGGAGAAGGATGGGGAGATTTCTGCGGTGCAAAAGTACGGCTTCAACGAGGTGGTCAGCGAGAGGATATCACTACATCGCACGCTGCCTGAGGCGCGCCATCCTGA GTGTCTGGGAGAGCAGTACAGCGAATCGTTGCCTATGGCCAGTGTTGTTATCTGTTTCCATGACGAGGCTTGGTCCACGCTCCTGCGCACCGTGCACACCGTCCTGGACACTGCACCCAAACAGTATCTGCAGGAGGTTCTGCTGGTGGACGACCTGAGCCAGCACG GTCACCTGAAGAGTGTGCTAAGTGAGTATGTGTCTCACCTGGACGGGGTGCGTTTGATTCGCAGCACCAGACGCCTGGGTGTTGGCGGGTGCCGTGCTCTTGGTGCTGCCAGAGCTGCAGGGGAGGTGCTGGTGTTTATGGACTCTCACTGTGAATGCCAGAAGGGCTGGCTGGAACCACTTCTGGAAAGAGTGGCACAGGACAG GACCAGAGTGGTATCCCCCATCATGGATGTGATAGACTGGCAGACCTTTCAGTACAATGCCACCCAGTGGCCTGTTAGGGGAGTGTTCGACTGGAGGCTTGACTTCTATTGGGAATCTAACCCTCACCCAGACTCTGCTGTTGAGCCTCTGCG GAGCCCAGCACTGGGAGGCGGAGTTGTGGCCATCGACAGACACTTCTTCCAGAGTGTGGGAGCCTACGATCCGGGGATGCTGCTGTGGGGGGAAGAACAAATTGAGCTGTCAATCAGG GTGTGGTCATGTGGGGGCTCCATGGAGGTGGTTCCTTGCTCCCGTGTTGCTCATCTAGACCACCACCACCTGCCTTACGAATTCCCAGACCAGGAGCTGATTCAGAGGAACAAGATCCGGATTGCAGACACCTGGATGGACGCATACAGGAAAATCTTCTATAGGAGAGACACACTTGCACATTTCATTAGGCAG TCTGAGAGCCCGAACATCACAGAGCGTCTGCGGCTCAAAAGGAATCTGGGATGTAGGAACTTCCACTGGTACCTGACAACAGTTTATCCAGAACTTTACATCCCCCAGGACAGACCTGCACTGTCAGGCGag CTGTACAATGTCGGCACTGGCAGCTGTGCAGACTACCCCCGAGGGCAGGGACTGCAGGGTGGAGCCATGAGCATAACACCGTGCAGTGGGACGGGCAGCCAg CACTGCGATTTAAACTCTGAGTTTGAAGTGCGGTGGGGTCCCATGGGAGCTTTGTGTTTGGACGCCAAGGGACAGAGGGTGGTTTTATCTCCGTGTCCCAaacaccaaccaaccaccagCACCCTCCAGTGGAGGTTTATAAAG CTGAGCGGTCAACTTGTTCACCAGCAGTCCCAGTTGTGTCTTGAAGCTGTAAAGGAGGAAGGGCTCCCACAAAGCAACCAAAGAGAAGTCAACAACCAGACAGGAGGTCTCTTTCTGCGCCCCTGCACCCATCACCCCAGACAACAGTGGCATTTTGAGCAACTAGTAGCTCCTAAAGGTGTCTga
- the gpnmb gene encoding protein QNR-71 isoform X1, which produces MEALRCVFLLVCVCVVHHAEGRKTYGDMFPHKHAIGKFPFPIPPIPGWDPDTNPWDDYLYPPLNPKPKELTRHKGKPKVRLTSDSPALNGSCISFTAKLEYPPCQKEDSNGDLVWDDHCEDGTELEASANGQLRSGYVYNWTSWLDDYGFGKCIDLKKCNVFPDGKPFPQSNDWRRKSYVYVWHAMGQYYETCDGSSSSVTINTTNIPVGADVMEVMVYRKRERRKYSPLTTDNTVFYVTDKIPVAVNISQKAAVNQTKNVYFRGEDVVFKVQLHDPSGYLKTASSIDYIWDFRDGNQLVTHRDVTTHTYSSLGNMSVKLVVEAAFPIECPPTVATPTQKTSTPSHPTVAPTLPPRTHAGTIKMETTQAPPKTSRPLPSSPPTTGMPITEPLAPTVSTSIPETNPTTLAWLHTRRLKNNECFRYAHGTFMGNITIIEPKHALNSQPNSRIVDVSASRVTSTDISFLVKCLGNIPTSACTIVSDPSCTQVRNIMCDDVPPSSECEVHLRRTFLEPGTYCVNITLEDSSSLALTTTTVTINKSQDTHVSKTSNAAVVVLSSTAVLVAVFAFIAYLVCKRYKVYRPIRRSLVEDACSPAGVRGRMVRLKEALFPSGEERHHLLTERRPL; this is translated from the exons ATGGAAGCCCTGCGATGTGTTTTTCTCCTGGTTTGTGTCTGCGTTGTGCATCATGCTGAAGGGCGCAAGA caTATGGTGACATGTTCCCTCACAAACATGCCATAGGAAAGTTCCCATTTCCAATTCCACCAATCCCTGGTTGGGATCCTGACACCAACCCATGGGATGATTATCTCTACCCTCCACTAAACCCAAAGCCAAAAGAGCTCACACGCCACAAAG GTAAACCCAAGGTCCGTCTGACCAGCGACAGTCCGGCTCTCAATGGCTCTTGCATCTCCTTCACTGCAAAGCTGGAGTACCCTCCATGTCAGAAGGAAGATTCCAATGGGGACCTTGTATGGGATGATCACTGTGAGGATGGTACGGAGCTGGAGGCCTCAG CCAATGGACAATTGCGTTCCGGCTATGTGTACAACTGGACTTCCTGGTTGGATGACTATGGCTTTGGAAAGTGTATAGACCTAAAGAAATGCAATGTATTCCCTGATGGGAAGCCCTTCCCTCAGAGCAATGACTGGAGACGCAAGAGTTATGTCTACGTGTGGCATGcaatgg GTCAGTATTATGAGACATGTGACGGCTCTTCCTCCAGTGTGACCATCAACACCACCAACATCCCTGTGGGGGCAGATGTCATGGAGGTCATGGTCTACAGGAAACGTGAGCGCAGGAAGTACAGCCCTCTCACCACTGACAACACCGTCTTCTACGTCACAG ATAAGATCCCAGTGGCCGTCAACATCTCCCAGAAGGCCGCGGTCAACCAGACTAAGAATGTTTACTTTCGTGGTGAGGACGTGGTCTTCAAAGTCCAGCTCCATGACCCCAGTGGCTATCTCAAAACCGCATCCTCCATTGACTACATTTGGGACTTCAGAGATGGCAACCAGCTGGTAACACACCGTGACGTgaccacacacacctacagcagcCTGGGGAACATGAGTGTGAAGCTGGTGGTGGAGGCAGCATTCCCTATAGAGTGTCCACCCACTGTTGCCACCCCGACTCAGAAGACCTCCACACCATCACATCCCACAG TGGCTCCAACACTCCCACCCAGAACTCATGCTGGTACTATCAAGATGGAGACCACACAGG CACCACCCAAAACCAGCCGACCCCTCCCGTCTTCCCCCCCTACAACAGGCATGCCCATCACGGAGCCCCTCGCCCCAACTGTGTCCACTTCGATCCCAGAGACCAACCCCACCACTCTGGCCTGGCTCCACACCAGGCGCCTCAAGAACAATGAGTGCTTCCGCTACGCCCATGGGACCTTCATGGGCAACATCACCATTATTG AGCCCAAGCACGCACTGAACAGCCAGCCAAACAGTCGCATTGTGGACGTGTCAGCTTCCAGAGTGACCAGCACTGACATCAGCTTCCTCGTGAAGTGTCTAGGAAA CATCCCCACTTCAGCCTGCACCATTGTGTCAGACCCCAGCTGTACCCAGGTACGTAATatcatgtgtgatgatgtgccACCGTCGTCGGAGTGTGAAGTGCATCTCAGGCGAACATTTCTGGAGCCTGGCACCTACTGTGTCAACATCACCTTGGAGGACTCCAGCAGCCTGGCCCTGACCACCACCACTGTCACCATCAACAAGTCCCAGGATACACACG TGTCCAAGACTTCTAATGCTGCAGTAGTGGTACTCTCATCTACTGCTGTGCTGGTGGCTGTCTTTGCTTTCATTGCCTATCTGGTCTGCAA GCGTTACAAGGTGTATCGTCCTATCCGTAGGTCACTGGTGGAGGACGCCTGCAGCCCAGCTGGGGTCAGAGGTCGCATGGTTCGTCTGAAGGAGGCACTATTCCCCTCCGGTGAGGAGCGCCATCACCTGCTGACTGAGAGACGCCCCCTGTAG
- the gpnmb gene encoding protein QNR-71 isoform X2 — protein sequence MEALRCVFLLVCVCVVHHAEGRKTYGDMFPHKHAIGKFPFPIPPIPGWDPDTNPWDDYLYPPLNPKPKELTRHKGKPKVRLTSDSPALNGSCISFTAKLEYPPCQKEDSNGDLVWDDHCEDANGQLRSGYVYNWTSWLDDYGFGKCIDLKKCNVFPDGKPFPQSNDWRRKSYVYVWHAMGQYYETCDGSSSSVTINTTNIPVGADVMEVMVYRKRERRKYSPLTTDNTVFYVTDKIPVAVNISQKAAVNQTKNVYFRGEDVVFKVQLHDPSGYLKTASSIDYIWDFRDGNQLVTHRDVTTHTYSSLGNMSVKLVVEAAFPIECPPTVATPTQKTSTPSHPTVAPTLPPRTHAGTIKMETTQAPPKTSRPLPSSPPTTGMPITEPLAPTVSTSIPETNPTTLAWLHTRRLKNNECFRYAHGTFMGNITIIEPKHALNSQPNSRIVDVSASRVTSTDISFLVKCLGNIPTSACTIVSDPSCTQVRNIMCDDVPPSSECEVHLRRTFLEPGTYCVNITLEDSSSLALTTTTVTINKSQDTHVSKTSNAAVVVLSSTAVLVAVFAFIAYLVCKRYKVYRPIRRSLVEDACSPAGVRGRMVRLKEALFPSGEERHHLLTERRPL from the exons ATGGAAGCCCTGCGATGTGTTTTTCTCCTGGTTTGTGTCTGCGTTGTGCATCATGCTGAAGGGCGCAAGA caTATGGTGACATGTTCCCTCACAAACATGCCATAGGAAAGTTCCCATTTCCAATTCCACCAATCCCTGGTTGGGATCCTGACACCAACCCATGGGATGATTATCTCTACCCTCCACTAAACCCAAAGCCAAAAGAGCTCACACGCCACAAAG GTAAACCCAAGGTCCGTCTGACCAGCGACAGTCCGGCTCTCAATGGCTCTTGCATCTCCTTCACTGCAAAGCTGGAGTACCCTCCATGTCAGAAGGAAGATTCCAATGGGGACCTTGTATGGGATGATCACTGTGAGGATG CCAATGGACAATTGCGTTCCGGCTATGTGTACAACTGGACTTCCTGGTTGGATGACTATGGCTTTGGAAAGTGTATAGACCTAAAGAAATGCAATGTATTCCCTGATGGGAAGCCCTTCCCTCAGAGCAATGACTGGAGACGCAAGAGTTATGTCTACGTGTGGCATGcaatgg GTCAGTATTATGAGACATGTGACGGCTCTTCCTCCAGTGTGACCATCAACACCACCAACATCCCTGTGGGGGCAGATGTCATGGAGGTCATGGTCTACAGGAAACGTGAGCGCAGGAAGTACAGCCCTCTCACCACTGACAACACCGTCTTCTACGTCACAG ATAAGATCCCAGTGGCCGTCAACATCTCCCAGAAGGCCGCGGTCAACCAGACTAAGAATGTTTACTTTCGTGGTGAGGACGTGGTCTTCAAAGTCCAGCTCCATGACCCCAGTGGCTATCTCAAAACCGCATCCTCCATTGACTACATTTGGGACTTCAGAGATGGCAACCAGCTGGTAACACACCGTGACGTgaccacacacacctacagcagcCTGGGGAACATGAGTGTGAAGCTGGTGGTGGAGGCAGCATTCCCTATAGAGTGTCCACCCACTGTTGCCACCCCGACTCAGAAGACCTCCACACCATCACATCCCACAG TGGCTCCAACACTCCCACCCAGAACTCATGCTGGTACTATCAAGATGGAGACCACACAGG CACCACCCAAAACCAGCCGACCCCTCCCGTCTTCCCCCCCTACAACAGGCATGCCCATCACGGAGCCCCTCGCCCCAACTGTGTCCACTTCGATCCCAGAGACCAACCCCACCACTCTGGCCTGGCTCCACACCAGGCGCCTCAAGAACAATGAGTGCTTCCGCTACGCCCATGGGACCTTCATGGGCAACATCACCATTATTG AGCCCAAGCACGCACTGAACAGCCAGCCAAACAGTCGCATTGTGGACGTGTCAGCTTCCAGAGTGACCAGCACTGACATCAGCTTCCTCGTGAAGTGTCTAGGAAA CATCCCCACTTCAGCCTGCACCATTGTGTCAGACCCCAGCTGTACCCAGGTACGTAATatcatgtgtgatgatgtgccACCGTCGTCGGAGTGTGAAGTGCATCTCAGGCGAACATTTCTGGAGCCTGGCACCTACTGTGTCAACATCACCTTGGAGGACTCCAGCAGCCTGGCCCTGACCACCACCACTGTCACCATCAACAAGTCCCAGGATACACACG TGTCCAAGACTTCTAATGCTGCAGTAGTGGTACTCTCATCTACTGCTGTGCTGGTGGCTGTCTTTGCTTTCATTGCCTATCTGGTCTGCAA GCGTTACAAGGTGTATCGTCCTATCCGTAGGTCACTGGTGGAGGACGCCTGCAGCCCAGCTGGGGTCAGAGGTCGCATGGTTCGTCTGAAGGAGGCACTATTCCCCTCCGGTGAGGAGCGCCATCACCTGCTGACTGAGAGACGCCCCCTGTAG